A genomic stretch from Petrimonas mucosa includes:
- a CDS encoding heparinase II/III domain-containing protein, whose translation MKRGVFIVLLTLVSTGVFSYEKRDILQHESRAIGLTEVLVKDFSEIGLPTYNDRDFWNKLPLSIRQQYIEAAERYIDYGWPVVKATDYLEIIRSGDRRQEAYAAPSNAIQALVMGELVEGEGRFIDQIVNGVWYYSEQTWWGWSAHLTAQKAKDGLPDVNEPVIDLGVGEITNLLSWTWFLFKEEFDKIHPLISQRLKQEIMNKALIPYYERDDFWWMGFDSRPVNNWNPWTNHNMLTAILILEDDQQKKISNVEKVIRSLDSFVNIYPEDGGCDEGPSYWGRAGASLYQCLDLLWRATRGKFNVYDNPLIRNMGSYIYKAYIDYPYFINFADADATTSSRPAIIYRYGKDIGDVAMQQFGAFLARESDWGRKKPGEKIDEQIMQLIYLDEIANATARNVLIGDFWLPDTEVGGGRDMKESSSGFFFAAKGGHNNESHNHNDIGSCLLYADGKPCLIDLGRETYTAKTFSSARYEIWTMQSQFHNLPRINGRDQLPGREFQARNSRFSANKNRIEFTTDIAAAYPEETGISSWERSYRLDRGRRFVVKDRYSFSRRPKNPTTLNFVTYCKVTARKPGRLTLQGDDFTVEMEYDQKKMGLEIECIPVADNGLKRYWPNGVTRIVLTLKNAELKGENSITIVKK comes from the coding sequence ATGAAAAGAGGCGTGTTTATAGTACTGTTGACGCTGGTTTCAACAGGCGTTTTTTCTTATGAGAAAAGAGATATCCTTCAGCATGAATCCCGGGCCATCGGGTTGACGGAAGTACTTGTAAAAGATTTTTCGGAGATCGGACTCCCGACTTACAACGATCGCGATTTCTGGAATAAGCTGCCGCTTTCCATCCGGCAACAATATATCGAGGCGGCAGAGAGATATATTGATTACGGCTGGCCGGTGGTGAAAGCGACAGACTACCTGGAGATCATCCGCTCCGGAGACCGGAGACAAGAAGCGTACGCCGCACCAAGCAATGCCATTCAGGCACTGGTGATGGGAGAACTGGTAGAGGGGGAAGGCCGGTTTATCGACCAGATCGTCAACGGTGTCTGGTACTACAGCGAACAGACCTGGTGGGGATGGTCGGCTCACCTGACAGCACAAAAGGCAAAAGATGGATTGCCCGATGTCAACGAGCCGGTGATCGACCTGGGCGTGGGCGAGATAACCAATCTGCTTTCCTGGACATGGTTCCTCTTCAAGGAGGAGTTCGACAAGATTCATCCGCTCATATCACAACGGCTGAAACAGGAGATCATGAACAAGGCGCTCATTCCCTATTACGAACGGGATGATTTCTGGTGGATGGGGTTCGATTCAAGACCGGTGAACAACTGGAATCCATGGACCAACCACAATATGCTTACGGCCATTCTGATACTTGAGGATGATCAGCAGAAAAAGATCAGTAATGTGGAGAAGGTGATCCGCTCCCTCGACAGCTTTGTCAACATCTATCCCGAAGATGGCGGATGCGACGAGGGACCCTCCTACTGGGGCAGGGCAGGGGCCTCGCTCTATCAGTGTCTCGACCTGTTGTGGCGGGCTACCAGGGGAAAATTCAATGTATATGACAACCCGCTGATCAGAAATATGGGCAGCTACATCTATAAAGCCTATATCGATTACCCCTATTTTATCAATTTTGCCGATGCCGATGCAACCACCAGTAGCCGTCCCGCCATCATCTATCGTTACGGGAAAGATATCGGCGACGTCGCCATGCAACAGTTCGGGGCATTCCTGGCCCGGGAAAGCGATTGGGGCAGGAAAAAGCCGGGAGAGAAGATCGATGAACAGATCATGCAGCTGATCTACCTCGACGAGATTGCCAATGCCACGGCCAGGAATGTCCTGATCGGTGATTTCTGGCTTCCCGATACCGAGGTAGGTGGGGGGAGGGATATGAAGGAGAGCTCCTCGGGATTCTTCTTCGCCGCGAAAGGAGGCCACAACAATGAGAGCCATAACCATAACGATATTGGCTCGTGCCTCCTCTACGCCGACGGCAAGCCCTGCCTGATCGATCTGGGCAGGGAGACCTATACCGCCAAAACCTTCAGCAGTGCCAGGTATGAAATCTGGACCATGCAGTCGCAATTCCATAACCTGCCCAGGATCAACGGCCGTGATCAGCTGCCGGGTAGAGAGTTTCAGGCCCGGAACAGCCGGTTCTCGGCCAATAAAAACCGGATTGAGTTCACAACCGATATTGCGGCAGCCTATCCGGAGGAGACCGGCATCAGCAGTTGGGAGCGCTCTTATCGGCTCGACCGGGGAAGGCGGTTTGTAGTGAAAGACCGGTATAGTTTCTCCCGGAGACCGAAGAATCCTACCACGCTGAACTTTGTCACCTATTGTAAAGTTACTGCCAGGAAACCGGGCAGACTGACCCTCCAGGGTGATGATTTCACGGTGGAGATGGAGTACGATCAGAAGAAGATGGGTCTGGAAATCGAATGTATACCGGTTGCCGACAATGGACTGAAACGGTACTGGCCAAACGGTGTAACCCGGATCGTACTTACCTTGAAAAACGCGGAATTGAAAGGCGAAAACAGTATTACAATAGTGAAAAAATAG
- a CDS encoding SusC/RagA family TonB-linked outer membrane protein, which produces MYGTVTDQNGETLPYVNVIVKGTNVGTTTDENGVYEINVDGDVTLIFSYMGFNDHEEVTTGKTRIDVVLLESNVRLEEVVVTGYNTVERRHLASSIESVDVERVITRPIVKLEEIFSGTVPGVTMLRGSNLPGSIPGSISIRGVSTLQNAAPLVIVDGMEQPLSDIDPNQIKSVNILKDAAAASMYGSRGANGVIIIETNRGTTGEFRVNLNSWFAIHSPLNLPKFVNSADFMRLRNEAHAIQGQPLLYSDEDIRLAEEGVTPNTDWVKAIMERPASAYNTTASISGGGGVGTFNLMLGYIEENGLNRIEGSDKFSARFNTNINIADRFILLADFYAHRLKVDRLRRNNDGHGLYQIAWRMNPTQGIYYENSDIPNHYILHNDLNPVAFIEKGGTWNNMYDKSTINLRPRYYITDDLNFEGNVSYTIDKSASKWRRLTYKFYDGDGKPVTTWGNDIGAEQNVSESQLTGRALLNFEKELRDGRDKLYAVGGSEVMSYIFTDYREITKASFFAKLNYSLENKYLLETTVRSDGSSKFAPGHQWGVFPSASFGWNAHNESFMESLKESGAISNLKMRFSWGRIGNENVGPYLWQEVVNTWGWTMRVPNPDFTWEKQNQGNIGLDLGMLNNRLTVTADVYKKHSFDLIYSDFPVPPLTGSYYLTSSVNIGEVENKGWEVSAKWQDKIGDLSYSIGGMLFDNKNQVLKAGYSASDTLIFKGTNDRIWFRGIPINNYYGFETDGYFQNQEEIDATPAKFPNTLPGDIKYVDQNGDGVLNDEDRIFLGDTAPHYNYSVTFDLRYKKWDFSLLGQGVGKRVGRLGGQEGYPVFVDGGSNNLGAPRQYYADNRWTPETPNSRFPRVWTGTSTNTYLSDVWLSDASFFRIKSLQVGYTIPKIRHNMRNLRLYFNAQDFLTFTKWEGLEPERDGGNGAYPRMAAYSIGFQVTLF; this is translated from the coding sequence GTGTATGGGACTGTTACCGACCAGAATGGTGAGACATTGCCCTATGTCAATGTGATTGTCAAGGGTACCAACGTTGGTACGACTACTGATGAAAATGGGGTCTATGAGATTAATGTGGATGGAGATGTTACATTGATCTTCAGTTACATGGGTTTCAACGACCATGAAGAGGTTACCACCGGAAAAACAAGGATAGACGTTGTCCTGCTAGAGAGCAACGTGAGGTTGGAGGAGGTGGTTGTGACCGGATATAATACAGTTGAGAGGAGGCATTTGGCTTCTTCCATTGAATCTGTTGATGTTGAAAGGGTTATTACCAGGCCTATTGTCAAGCTGGAGGAGATTTTTTCAGGAACTGTTCCCGGTGTGACGATGCTTCGAGGAAGTAACCTCCCTGGATCTATCCCTGGCAGTATCTCTATCAGGGGTGTCAGTACACTCCAAAATGCAGCTCCGCTGGTAATTGTGGATGGAATGGAGCAGCCACTGTCAGATATTGATCCCAATCAGATCAAAAGTGTCAACATTCTGAAGGATGCCGCTGCTGCCTCTATGTATGGTTCACGAGGTGCCAACGGGGTCATCATTATCGAGACAAACAGGGGAACAACCGGAGAATTCAGGGTGAATCTGAACTCATGGTTTGCTATACATAGTCCGCTCAATCTGCCCAAGTTCGTGAACTCCGCCGACTTTATGCGGCTCAGAAATGAGGCTCATGCAATTCAGGGTCAACCCCTGCTCTATAGTGATGAAGATATCAGACTGGCAGAAGAGGGCGTCACGCCAAATACAGATTGGGTAAAGGCGATCATGGAAAGGCCTGCATCTGCCTATAACACAACCGCGAGTATTTCAGGAGGCGGTGGTGTAGGTACTTTTAACCTCATGCTTGGCTATATTGAAGAAAATGGATTGAATAGAATTGAAGGTTCCGACAAATTCAGTGCCCGTTTCAATACAAACATCAATATTGCCGACCGATTTATCCTACTGGCTGATTTTTACGCCCATCGATTGAAGGTAGACAGGCTGCGTCGCAACAATGACGGGCATGGATTGTATCAGATAGCCTGGAGGATGAACCCTACCCAGGGGATATATTATGAGAACTCTGATATTCCCAATCATTATATACTCCATAATGACCTAAATCCTGTAGCATTTATTGAAAAGGGAGGAACTTGGAATAATATGTATGACAAGAGCACTATCAATCTGCGTCCGCGATATTATATTACTGATGATCTGAATTTTGAGGGAAATGTATCTTACACGATTGACAAATCGGCGAGCAAGTGGAGACGTCTGACCTATAAATTTTATGATGGAGACGGGAAGCCGGTTACAACGTGGGGAAACGATATTGGTGCCGAGCAGAATGTAAGCGAGAGTCAATTGACTGGTAGAGCACTGTTGAATTTTGAAAAAGAGTTAAGAGATGGCAGAGATAAGCTTTATGCCGTTGGCGGATCAGAAGTGATGTCCTATATCTTTACAGATTATCGGGAGATAACCAAAGCTTCGTTTTTCGCAAAATTGAATTACTCTTTGGAAAACAAATATTTGCTTGAGACCACCGTCAGATCCGATGGAAGCAGCAAGTTTGCCCCGGGTCACCAATGGGGTGTCTTCCCTTCAGCCTCCTTTGGATGGAATGCACACAATGAATCTTTCATGGAGAGTTTAAAGGAGTCTGGAGCGATCTCCAATCTGAAAATGAGGTTTTCATGGGGGAGAATTGGAAATGAGAATGTGGGTCCCTATTTGTGGCAAGAGGTGGTGAATACCTGGGGTTGGACAATGCGTGTTCCTAATCCCGATTTCACGTGGGAAAAACAGAATCAGGGAAATATCGGCCTTGACCTGGGTATGCTTAATAATCGCCTGACAGTTACTGCAGATGTTTATAAAAAGCACTCATTTGACCTCATATATTCCGATTTCCCGGTTCCACCCTTGACCGGATCCTACTATCTGACCTCTTCAGTCAATATCGGAGAGGTGGAAAACAAAGGATGGGAGGTTTCTGCAAAATGGCAGGATAAGATTGGAGATCTCTCTTACAGCATTGGAGGAATGTTGTTCGACAATAAGAATCAGGTCCTGAAAGCCGGATACAGTGCCTCAGACACGCTGATATTCAAGGGGACAAATGACCGGATCTGGTTCAGAGGTATTCCCATCAATAACTATTATGGTTTCGAAACTGATGGTTATTTCCAGAACCAGGAAGAGATTGATGCAACACCGGCGAAATTTCCCAATACACTCCCTGGTGATATCAAGTATGTGGACCAGAACGGTGACGGGGTATTGAATGATGAAGACAGGATTTTCCTGGGTGATACAGCTCCCCATTATAACTATTCTGTGACGTTCGATCTGCGGTATAAAAAGTGGGATTTCAGCCTGCTTGGTCAAGGTGTAGGTAAAAGGGTAGGCAGATTGGGTGGTCAGGAAGGTTATCCGGTCTTTGTTGATGGAGGAAGTAACAACTTGGGTGCACCCCGTCAGTATTATGCTGATAACCGTTGGACCCCGGAAACACCCAATAGCCGTTTCCCGCGTGTATGGACCGGAACCAGTACAAATACATATTTGAGCGATGTATGGTTGAGTGATGCCTCTTTCTTCCGTATCAAGTCGCTCCAGGTGGGTTATACGATACCTAAAATAAGGCACAATATGAGAAATCTCAGATTATATTTCAATGCTCAGGACTTCCTCACCTTTACAAAATGGGAGGGGCTTGAGCCTGAGCGGGATGGCGGAAATGGGGCATATCCCAGGATGGCAGCCTACAGCATTGGTTTTCAGGTAACATTATTCTAA
- a CDS encoding alginate lyase family protein codes for MRRSVNYLLLAGLLLLLPGMAVTTTAQEWRNICSVEDVCRAYPAEMKRMLEAFNLDYPGLERVKEAVVSQDLTEACKQLLAYYSSCSNAPHLRKEMPTASGRTVAAADTILENIFVIQHVRGKVPLTADGHRDWHYKGPNNDREWAWLSNRHSQLNQVFESYLETGNPKYAIYVDEFLRDFIIKSLPYPGEKGDGSVWRGLEVSFRSKVWSRIFYGMLKSEYLLPSTRLLILSSIPDHAHYNRNFHSVNNWLTMEISALATVATSFPEYRDAEEWLNYSIEVMGQSMRDQVYPDGAQTELSSHYHNVSLVNFELFKEICDRAGKVLPPFFDQTIEAMYGYIAHAVRPDGNRILNNDGDLGSDRSLILKGAETYGKPDWVYIATNGKSGSKPSDGPSYLFPWAGQLISRSGFDADAHWSFFDIGPWGTGHQHNDKLNICVSAYGRDLLVDAGRFAYTGAVAAKFRPYALGSQAHNLLLFDGKGQGKAPLLAERPLSDKQWKVTQTYDYACGSFDLFPETEGRVNHTRHLYYSRGDFWIVVDEVETDRPRKIDALWHWHPTCKIAVEGNSVSTENERGNLQVIPVGKQQWKIRLVEGEEEPEIQGWYSREYNEYEPNVTSIYTTEINSGSRFVWLLYPSEQVEKGVRASIISERPDAVTIRVTNQKGQVKTVTVPLGE; via the coding sequence ATGAGAAGATCGGTTAACTATCTATTGCTGGCAGGCCTGCTGCTGTTGTTGCCGGGAATGGCAGTAACGACAACCGCTCAGGAGTGGCGGAACATCTGTTCGGTTGAGGATGTGTGCCGCGCATACCCCGCTGAAATGAAAAGGATGCTGGAGGCATTCAATCTTGATTATCCAGGACTGGAGAGGGTGAAAGAGGCTGTCGTGTCGCAGGATCTCACTGAAGCCTGCAAGCAGCTGCTTGCCTACTATTCATCGTGCAGCAATGCACCGCACCTTCGAAAAGAGATGCCCACCGCTTCCGGACGGACAGTAGCCGCTGCCGATACGATCTTGGAGAATATCTTTGTGATCCAGCATGTCAGGGGAAAAGTACCACTGACAGCTGACGGTCACCGCGATTGGCATTACAAGGGGCCGAACAACGACCGGGAATGGGCCTGGCTCTCCAACCGGCACAGCCAGCTGAATCAAGTTTTTGAAAGTTACCTGGAGACGGGGAATCCCAAATATGCCATCTATGTTGATGAGTTTCTTCGCGATTTCATCATCAAGAGCTTGCCATATCCCGGTGAAAAGGGGGATGGCTCGGTGTGGAGGGGACTTGAAGTCAGTTTCCGGTCCAAAGTGTGGTCCCGTATCTTCTACGGCATGTTGAAGAGTGAATACCTGTTGCCCTCGACCCGCCTGTTGATATTGAGCTCTATTCCCGACCATGCACACTACAACCGTAATTTTCACAGTGTCAACAATTGGCTGACGATGGAGATATCTGCGCTGGCAACCGTTGCTACCAGTTTCCCGGAGTATAGGGATGCGGAGGAGTGGTTGAACTATTCGATAGAGGTGATGGGGCAAAGCATGAGGGATCAGGTCTACCCTGATGGAGCGCAGACCGAGCTCTCTTCCCATTACCATAATGTTTCGCTGGTCAATTTTGAACTCTTCAAGGAGATCTGTGACCGGGCCGGCAAAGTACTGCCTCCCTTTTTCGACCAGACCATCGAGGCGATGTATGGTTACATTGCACATGCTGTACGTCCCGACGGCAATCGGATCCTGAACAACGACGGAGACCTGGGAAGTGACCGTAGCCTGATCCTGAAAGGGGCCGAGACCTACGGCAAACCCGATTGGGTCTATATTGCGACCAACGGGAAGTCGGGCTCGAAACCTTCGGATGGACCCTCCTACCTATTTCCATGGGCCGGGCAACTGATCTCCCGGAGCGGGTTTGACGCCGACGCCCATTGGTCGTTCTTCGATATCGGTCCCTGGGGAACCGGTCACCAGCACAACGACAAGCTCAATATCTGCGTTTCCGCCTACGGCCGCGATCTGCTGGTGGATGCCGGTCGATTTGCCTATACGGGGGCTGTTGCAGCGAAATTCAGACCATATGCACTTGGAAGCCAAGCCCACAATCTGCTTCTTTTCGACGGGAAGGGACAAGGGAAAGCTCCTTTGCTTGCAGAGAGGCCTCTTTCCGACAAGCAGTGGAAAGTTACCCAAACTTATGATTATGCCTGCGGTTCTTTTGATCTCTTCCCGGAAACGGAAGGGAGGGTGAACCACACCAGACACCTCTATTACTCCAGAGGCGATTTCTGGATTGTGGTGGATGAGGTTGAGACCGACCGGCCCAGGAAGATAGATGCACTTTGGCACTGGCATCCGACATGCAAGATTGCTGTTGAAGGGAACAGTGTCTCTACTGAGAATGAGCGGGGCAACCTTCAGGTTATCCCTGTCGGCAAACAGCAGTGGAAGATCCGGCTGGTTGAAGGAGAGGAAGAGCCTGAAATTCAGGGTTGGTACAGCAGAGAGTACAATGAGTATGAACCCAATGTGACATCGATATATACAACTGAGATTAATTCTGGCAGCAGGTTTGTATGGCTCCTGTACCCTTCTGAACAGGTTGAAAAGGGGGTCAGGGCTTCCATCATATCTGAACGGCCAGATGCCGTGACAATCCGGGTGACAAATCAAAAGGGGCAAGTGAAAACTGTAACCGTTCCACTTGGAGAGTAA
- a CDS encoding IS110 family RNA-guided transposase produces the protein MESQVSFNQVVSRGCGIDVHKKMLVATISGEGLRTETREFGTVTRSLTELKDWLLENRVTHVVMESTGVYWKPVYHVLEPSGLTVWIVNARHVKNVPGHKTDKQDSRWLCKLLLAGLLKPSYIPPREQRELRDLTRYRTKLVQDISSNKNRIIRILEDCNVKLSSVLSDTSGVTATRLIDKLCQGKEVTMGDIEEVYHKKIEATKEELFEACNGYITDHHIYLLGTIRGDNHHLESLIRDLDEKIKQALAPYENALERLREIPGLNRKSVEDLIAEIGLDMDVFPNENHLSSWVGVSPGNNESAGKKKTDAPPTGTSRPNPS, from the coding sequence ATGGAATCACAAGTGTCATTCAACCAGGTCGTCTCCCGGGGATGCGGGATAGACGTCCACAAGAAGATGTTAGTGGCCACCATAAGTGGCGAAGGACTTAGGACGGAAACCCGTGAATTCGGGACCGTGACGCGCTCTTTGACAGAATTAAAAGACTGGTTATTGGAAAACAGGGTAACCCACGTTGTAATGGAGAGTACGGGAGTCTACTGGAAGCCTGTCTATCATGTCCTCGAGCCCTCGGGATTGACGGTCTGGATAGTCAATGCCCGCCACGTGAAGAACGTCCCGGGGCATAAGACGGACAAGCAGGACAGCAGGTGGCTGTGCAAGTTATTGCTTGCCGGCTTGCTAAAACCCAGTTATATTCCCCCTCGTGAACAACGGGAGTTACGGGATTTGACGCGTTACCGGACCAAACTGGTACAGGATATCTCCTCGAACAAGAACCGTATCATCCGCATCCTGGAAGACTGCAATGTGAAACTTTCGAGCGTGTTAAGCGATACCTCGGGAGTAACGGCAACCAGACTGATCGACAAGTTGTGTCAGGGGAAAGAAGTGACCATGGGCGATATTGAAGAGGTATACCACAAAAAGATAGAAGCCACCAAAGAGGAGCTTTTTGAAGCCTGTAACGGTTACATCACCGACCACCACATCTACCTGCTGGGCACTATCCGGGGGGACAACCACCACCTGGAGTCTCTCATACGGGATTTGGATGAAAAGATCAAACAGGCCCTTGCCCCTTATGAGAATGCCCTGGAACGCCTGCGGGAGATCCCGGGATTGAACCGCAAGAGCGTGGAGGACCTTATCGCCGAGATCGGGCTGGATATGGATGTCTTCCCCAATGAGAATCATCTAAGCAGTTGGGTGGGCGTTTCACCGGGTAACAACGAGAGTGCCGGTAAAAAAAAAACGGACGCACCACCCACGGGAACAAGCAGGCCAAATCCATCCTGA
- a CDS encoding helix-turn-helix transcriptional regulator, which translates to MGQTKFEEMVGFSRGYISKLKSSIGAEKLSNIVKVFPNLNLDWLIMEKGEMLNTSCPSNLNSQTADIMDKERTEYKNRYFEILEENRMLRLEIEKLRNGPGADINSL; encoded by the coding sequence ATGGGACAAACCAAATTTGAGGAGATGGTCGGTTTTTCGCGTGGATATATCAGTAAATTAAAATCTTCAATAGGAGCAGAAAAACTCTCCAATATAGTTAAGGTTTTCCCAAACCTTAACCTGGATTGGCTAATTATGGAGAAAGGCGAGATGTTAAACACCTCCTGCCCTTCCAACCTCAACAGTCAGACTGCCGATATAATGGACAAAGAGAGAACAGAATATAAAAACAGATACTTTGAAATATTGGAAGAGAATCGAATGCTACGTTTAGAAATAGAAAAACTCCGTAATGGTCCTGGAGCAGACATCAACAGCTTATAG
- a CDS encoding RagB/SusD family nutrient uptake outer membrane protein: protein MKRLLYPILILTFLIGCDDFLDKRDPTATSFVEFFNDEEDLRRVVYSSYLDVFTNPTSRPIIFYMDEAKSDNAYSRLADDRHQNIANGNFNSNTYDFLYYYELYMKHLGRLNTFIANVDVPYVEDESVRGKYHGILEALRVWHYFRLTMRWGNVPFVLEPADLETARQPATPKEEILNTLFILADEIAAKLPPDEYTSDKYMFNRYSFKALTMRYALYNGRYELAAKLAKEIIDSKKYSLYPVYEDLFNYKGSKVNNEFIMWFDMASHNNSATQSFQHLGPHYRTGPGQSYCVPTKALVDTYWTAQGRPIDKCPLHSKEEYELTPSLNRDPRYSASIMGHGDLFYGEEIDIYNENSPMFYQNLRSSRTGFWFRKFVDETDAFKSGGNMDFPLLRYAEVLLTYAEAKIMLNQIDELTKKCINDVRRRAGLDMNYADVTLPEYNSYTQQQWIDLIRNERRIELAGEGQRYDDIIRWRIAEVVLNKPAEGHTRIVDGRKVTLKVEDRSFKPHNYLWPFHENSLKVEPGLIQNPGY, encoded by the coding sequence ATGAAAAGATTATTATATCCGATATTGATACTGACTTTCCTGATTGGTTGTGATGACTTTTTGGATAAAAGAGATCCAACGGCCACATCATTTGTTGAGTTTTTCAATGATGAGGAGGATCTTCGGCGAGTAGTATACAGCAGTTATCTGGATGTCTTTACAAATCCTACGTCCAGACCAATCATATTCTACATGGATGAGGCCAAGTCAGATAACGCATACAGCAGGCTTGCAGATGACAGGCATCAGAATATCGCCAACGGGAACTTCAACAGTAACACTTACGATTTTCTCTATTATTATGAGTTATACATGAAGCATTTGGGACGTTTGAATACGTTTATTGCCAATGTGGATGTGCCCTATGTGGAGGATGAGAGTGTCAGGGGCAAATATCATGGTATTCTTGAAGCGTTGAGGGTATGGCATTATTTCAGGCTGACCATGCGGTGGGGAAATGTCCCGTTCGTATTGGAGCCGGCAGACCTGGAGACCGCCCGTCAACCGGCCACACCCAAAGAGGAGATCTTGAATACCCTGTTCATCCTGGCCGATGAGATAGCCGCAAAATTGCCACCTGATGAATACACTTCGGATAAATACATGTTCAACAGGTATTCATTTAAGGCACTTACCATGCGTTATGCCCTCTATAACGGCAGGTATGAATTGGCGGCTAAACTGGCCAAGGAGATCATTGACAGCAAGAAGTATTCACTCTATCCCGTATATGAGGACCTATTCAATTATAAAGGTTCAAAGGTGAACAACGAGTTCATCATGTGGTTTGACATGGCAAGTCACAACAATAGTGCCACACAGTCATTCCAACACCTGGGACCTCATTACCGGACGGGTCCCGGACAATCATACTGCGTGCCAACCAAAGCATTGGTGGATACATATTGGACTGCACAAGGCAGACCTATAGACAAATGCCCCTTACACTCCAAAGAGGAGTATGAATTAACGCCTTCTCTGAACAGGGATCCCCGTTACAGTGCATCGATCATGGGGCATGGAGACCTCTTCTATGGTGAGGAGATTGATATCTACAATGAGAACTCTCCCATGTTTTATCAAAATCTGAGGTCAAGCAGGACAGGCTTCTGGTTCAGGAAATTTGTGGATGAGACAGATGCCTTTAAAAGCGGAGGCAATATGGACTTCCCGTTGCTGCGTTATGCAGAGGTGTTGTTGACATATGCAGAGGCAAAGATAATGCTGAATCAAATTGATGAGCTGACCAAGAAATGCATCAATGATGTCAGAAGAAGGGCCGGTCTGGATATGAACTATGCTGATGTCACCCTTCCGGAATATAATTCCTATACCCAGCAACAGTGGATTGATCTGATCAGGAATGAACGGAGGATTGAACTTGCAGGAGAGGGGCAACGTTATGACGACATCATACGCTGGAGGATTGCAGAGGTTGTTTTAAATAAACCGGCCGAAGGACATACCAGAATTGTTGATGGTAGAAAGGTCACATTGAAGGTGGAGGACCGGTCATTTAAACCTCACAACTACTTATGGCCTTTCCATGAGAACAGTCTGAAAGTGGAGCCGGGACTAATTCAGAACCCTGGATATTAG